One region of Roseicitreum antarcticum genomic DNA includes:
- the sciP gene encoding CtrA inhibitor SciP, producing MYLKRINGPRAVTLPDGTVLTRADLPPESTRRWVARRKAVVVQAVNGGLITLEEALERYDLSEEEFELWRAAISEHGIPGLKVTTLQKYRHL from the coding sequence ATGTATCTGAAACGGATCAATGGTCCAAGGGCTGTCACGCTGCCCGACGGTACTGTTTTAACGCGCGCGGATCTGCCGCCCGAAAGCACACGCCGCTGGGTTGCACGGCGCAAGGCAGTGGTGGTGCAGGCCGTCAACGGCGGCCTGATCACATTGGAAGAGGCGCTGGAACGCTACGACCTGTCCGAGGAAGAGTTCGAACTGTGGCGCGCGGCGATCTCGGAGCACGGGATTCCCGGCCTGAAAGTTACGACGCTCCAAAAATACCGGCATCTTTAG
- the cobU gene encoding bifunctional adenosylcobinamide kinase/adenosylcobinamide-phosphate guanylyltransferase, with amino-acid sequence MQADAPLTLILGGARSGKSALAEAEVTARPGPWTYIATAQAFDTEMAERIAQHRADRVPGWRTVEAPLDLAGALKALPPGQPVLVDCLTLWLSNHLLAEHELIVVNNGLMAALQARRGPVWLVANEVGLGIVPDNALARRFRDAAGRLNQQIAAQADRVVFVAAGLPLMLKGG; translated from the coding sequence ATGCAAGCTGACGCCCCCCTCACCTTGATCCTTGGCGGCGCGCGGTCCGGCAAATCCGCGTTGGCCGAAGCCGAGGTGACAGCCCGCCCCGGTCCCTGGACGTATATCGCCACCGCACAGGCTTTTGACACCGAGATGGCCGAACGCATCGCCCAGCACCGCGCCGATCGCGTGCCGGGCTGGCGCACGGTGGAGGCGCCGCTGGATCTGGCGGGCGCGCTGAAGGCGCTGCCCCCTGGCCAACCCGTGCTGGTAGATTGCCTGACGCTGTGGCTGTCAAACCACCTGCTGGCCGAGCATGAGTTGATCGTGGTCAACAACGGCCTGATGGCCGCGCTGCAGGCGCGGCGCGGCCCGGTCTGGCTGGTCGCCAATGAGGTAGGATTGGGCATCGTGCCAGACAACGCGCTGGCCCGCCGGTTTCGCGACGCGGCGGGGCGGCTGAACCAGCAGATCGCGGCACAGGCCGACCGCGTGGTCTTCGTCGCGGCGGGGCTGCCGCTGATGCTGAAGGGCGGGTAG
- the ctrA gene encoding response regulator transcription factor CtrA, which yields MRVLLVEDDAATSRSIELMLTHASFNVYCTDMGEEAIELGKLYDYDLILLDLNLPDMTGLEVLRQIRLARVDTPTLILTGEDDTESKLRGFGSGADDYLTKPFHREELVARIHAIIRRSQGHAQSVINTGRISVNLDAKVVEVEGKTVHLTGKEYQMLELLSLRKGTTLTKEMFLNHLYGGLDEPELKIIDVFICKLRKKLAEATGGDNYIETVWGRGYVLRDPLSNKLIPQKHAVRSALGA from the coding sequence ATGCGTGTCCTGCTTGTCGAAGACGATGCCGCTACATCCCGCAGTATCGAACTGATGCTCACCCATGCCAGTTTCAATGTCTATTGCACCGATATGGGGGAAGAGGCGATCGAGCTGGGCAAACTCTATGATTACGACCTGATCCTGCTCGATCTGAACCTGCCCGACATGACCGGGCTGGAAGTCCTGCGCCAGATCCGCCTGGCCCGTGTGGACACGCCCACGTTGATTCTGACCGGCGAGGATGACACAGAAAGCAAGCTGCGCGGCTTTGGTTCTGGCGCAGATGATTATCTGACGAAGCCCTTCCATCGCGAAGAATTGGTGGCACGCATCCATGCGATCATCCGCCGGTCGCAGGGGCATGCGCAATCGGTCATCAACACGGGCCGCATCTCGGTCAATCTGGACGCCAAGGTGGTCGAGGTTGAAGGGAAAACCGTGCATCTGACCGGCAAGGAATACCAGATGCTTGAACTGCTGAGCCTGCGCAAAGGCACGACGTTGACGAAAGAGATGTTTCTCAACCATCTTTACGGCGGACTTGATGAGCCTGAACTGAAGATCATCGACGTGTTCATCTGCAAACTGCGCAAGAAACTGGCCGAAGCGACGGGGGGCGACAATTACATCGAAACCGTCTGGGGCCGTGGCTATGTTCTGCGCGATCCGCTGTCCAACAAGCTGATCCCGCAAAAACACGCCGTACGATCCGCCTTGGGCGCGTAG
- the ligA gene encoding NAD-dependent DNA ligase LigA, producing the protein MAQENIEDLTEAAAAAELERLTVLLAAANSAYHAEDAPVMNDAAYDALRRRNAAIEARFPHLKRADSPSDQVGAAPADGFGKIRHSIRMLSLGNAFNDEDVVDFVARIRKYLGFAPDMPLRFTAEPKIDGLSLSLRYEGGRLVHAATRGDGETGEDVTANARTISDIPTRLTGAPDVLEVRGEVYMAHDDFQLLNTRQAARGAKTFANPRNAAAGSLRQLDAEITRSRPLRFFAYAWGTLSEPLADTQTGSVARLADLGFSTNPLMQLCDGSAGLIACYRQIETQRATLGYDIDGVVYKVDDLALQARLGFRATTPRWAIAHKFPAECAWTRLEAIDIQVGRTGALSPVARLTPVTVGGVVVSNATLHNEDYIAGHGAKGAPIREGRDIRVGDWVEVYRAGDVIPKIRDVDLSKRPADSVPYVFPTTCPECCSDAPRDEGDAVRRCAGGLICPAQAVERLKHLVSRGAFDIDGLGAKQVEQFYRDGWVREPAEIFTLRDRYGSGLQQLKNREGWGEKSAENLFDAIEDKRKIPLARLIYGLGIRHVGESSANLLAGHYATWAAFEDAMTHATPDTPAWADLIAVDGIGPVMAASLSATLQQPAERALIDRLVTQLQVEPATVRGATDSLVSGKTVVFTGTLERMTRAEAKARAEALGAKVAGSVSAKTDILVAGPGAGSKAAKAADLGISVLDEDGWLALIGAQ; encoded by the coding sequence GTGGCGCAAGAGAACATTGAAGACCTGACTGAAGCCGCAGCCGCGGCCGAACTGGAGCGCCTCACGGTTCTGCTGGCTGCGGCCAACAGCGCCTACCACGCTGAAGACGCGCCTGTGATGAACGATGCCGCGTATGACGCGCTGCGCCGCCGCAATGCCGCGATCGAGGCGCGGTTTCCCCATCTGAAACGCGCTGACAGCCCGTCTGATCAGGTCGGGGCTGCGCCCGCTGACGGGTTCGGCAAGATCCGGCACAGCATCCGCATGCTGTCACTGGGGAATGCCTTCAACGACGAAGACGTGGTGGATTTCGTGGCGCGCATCCGAAAATACCTCGGGTTTGCGCCCGACATGCCCCTGCGCTTTACCGCCGAGCCAAAGATCGACGGCCTGTCGCTGTCGCTGCGCTATGAGGGCGGGCGGCTGGTGCATGCCGCGACGCGCGGCGACGGTGAAACCGGCGAAGATGTGACGGCCAATGCACGCACCATCAGTGACATTCCGACCCGGTTGACAGGCGCCCCCGATGTGCTGGAGGTCCGGGGCGAGGTCTACATGGCCCATGACGATTTCCAGCTTCTCAACACCCGGCAGGCGGCACGGGGGGCCAAGACCTTCGCCAACCCACGCAACGCCGCCGCGGGTTCCCTACGGCAACTCGATGCCGAGATCACACGCAGCCGCCCGCTGCGGTTTTTCGCCTATGCCTGGGGCACATTGTCCGAACCGCTGGCGGACACGCAGACGGGCAGCGTGGCGCGGTTGGCCGACCTTGGCTTCAGCACCAACCCGTTGATGCAGCTGTGCGATGGCAGCGCCGGGCTCATCGCGTGCTACCGTCAGATCGAGACGCAGCGCGCGACGTTGGGCTATGACATCGATGGCGTTGTCTACAAGGTTGATGATCTGGCGCTTCAGGCGCGGCTGGGGTTCCGCGCGACCACGCCGCGATGGGCGATCGCGCATAAATTCCCCGCCGAATGCGCCTGGACCCGGCTTGAGGCGATCGACATCCAGGTGGGCCGCACCGGCGCGCTGTCCCCCGTCGCCCGCCTGACCCCGGTGACGGTGGGCGGCGTCGTCGTGTCGAACGCGACCCTGCATAATGAGGATTACATCGCCGGGCACGGCGCCAAGGGTGCCCCGATCCGCGAGGGGCGCGACATCCGCGTCGGCGACTGGGTCGAGGTTTACCGCGCGGGCGACGTGATCCCCAAGATCCGTGATGTGGATCTGTCGAAGCGGCCCGCCGACAGCGTGCCCTACGTCTTTCCCACCACCTGTCCGGAATGCTGTTCGGATGCGCCGCGCGATGAAGGCGATGCGGTGCGGCGCTGCGCGGGGGGGCTGATATGCCCGGCGCAGGCGGTTGAACGGCTGAAACACCTTGTCAGCCGGGGCGCGTTCGACATCGACGGGCTGGGCGCGAAACAGGTGGAACAATTCTATCGTGATGGCTGGGTGCGCGAACCGGCGGAAATCTTCACCTTGCGCGATCGCTATGGCAGCGGCCTGCAACAGCTGAAGAACCGTGAGGGGTGGGGCGAGAAATCGGCCGAGAACCTGTTCGATGCGATTGAAGACAAACGCAAAATTCCACTTGCCCGCCTGATTTACGGACTGGGCATCCGCCATGTCGGCGAAAGCTCGGCCAACCTTCTGGCCGGCCATTACGCCACATGGGCTGCGTTCGAGGATGCGATGACCCATGCCACGCCCGACACGCCCGCATGGGCGGATCTGATCGCGGTCGACGGGATCGGCCCGGTCATGGCGGCCTCGCTCAGCGCAACCTTGCAGCAACCCGCCGAACGCGCGCTGATCGACCGGCTGGTCACGCAGTTGCAGGTGGAACCAGCAACCGTGCGCGGCGCGACCGACAGCCTGGTGTCGGGCAAGACCGTGGTTTTTACCGGCACGCTGGAGCGCATGACCCGGGCCGAGGCCAAGGCGCGGGCCGAAGCATTGGGGGCAAAGGTCGCAGGCTCGGTCTCGGCGAAGACCGACATCCTGGTCGCGGGGCCGGGGGCGGGGTCGAAGGCTGCAAAGGCCGCCGATCTGGGCATCAGCGTGCTGGATGAGGACGGTTGGCTGGCGCTGATCGGGGCGCAATAG
- a CDS encoding DMT family transporter, producing MSQKSPPPRRTPPTPAPAGRPVVGILWMLTTGMCFVAVTAIVKYLGTEMPAAQSAFLRYALGLVFLIPMLPSLARAQLDRRALGLFGLRGAVHSIGVILWFYAMTQIPLAEVTAMNYLSPIYVAIGAALFLGEKLAARRVMAIAVGLLGAVIILRPGFREISPGHIAMLGTAVLFAGSYLIAKAMSGRVNAAVVVAMVSITVTIGLAPFAAVDWVTPSLHQLGGLFLVAAFATAGHYTMTLAFAAAPLTVTQPVTFLQLVWAVLLGALVFAEPVDGWVLLGGGIIMASVSFITWREAMLRRRPVTPTSVETKL from the coding sequence ATGAGCCAGAAATCCCCACCCCCCCGCCGCACGCCCCCGACCCCCGCACCCGCTGGTCGTCCTGTGGTGGGTATCTTGTGGATGCTGACCACGGGGATGTGTTTTGTCGCGGTGACGGCCATCGTCAAATACCTGGGCACCGAGATGCCCGCCGCGCAATCGGCCTTTTTGCGCTATGCGCTGGGGCTGGTCTTCCTGATCCCCATGCTGCCGTCGCTGGCGCGCGCGCAACTGGACCGGAGGGCGCTGGGGCTGTTTGGTCTGCGCGGCGCGGTTCATTCCATTGGCGTGATCTTGTGGTTTTATGCCATGACCCAGATCCCGCTGGCCGAGGTGACGGCGATGAATTACCTCTCGCCCATCTATGTAGCCATCGGAGCGGCCTTGTTCCTGGGCGAGAAACTGGCGGCGCGGCGCGTCATGGCGATTGCGGTAGGTCTTCTGGGTGCGGTCATCATCCTGCGCCCCGGGTTTCGTGAGATCTCACCCGGACATATCGCCATGCTGGGCACGGCGGTGCTGTTCGCGGGCTCTTACCTGATTGCCAAGGCGATGTCGGGGCGGGTCAATGCGGCGGTCGTCGTGGCGATGGTGTCGATCACGGTGACCATCGGGCTGGCCCCCTTTGCCGCCGTGGACTGGGTCACGCCCAGCCTGCACCAACTGGGTGGCCTGTTCCTGGTCGCGGCATTCGCCACGGCGGGGCATTACACCATGACGCTGGCCTTCGCCGCCGCACCGCTGACGGTGACGCAGCCGGTGACTTTCTTGCAACTGGTCTGGGCGGTGCTGCTGGGCGCGCTGGTCTTTGCCGAACCCGTTGACGGTTGGGTGCTGCTGGGCGGCGGGATCATCATGGCATCGGTCAGTTTCATCACCTGGCGCGAGGCGATGCTGCGCCGCCGCCCGGTCACGCCGACCTCAGTGGAGACGAAGCTGTAA
- the mnmA gene encoding tRNA 2-thiouridine(34) synthase MnmA — protein MGAQADAPALNSLGFAKAPADTRVVVAMSGGVDSSVVAAELAAEGYDVVGVTLQLYDHGAALAKKGACCAGRDIHDARRVAEAMGFPHYVLDYENTFREAVIDEFADSYLAGATPVPCIRCNERVKFKDLLQTARDLDADCMATGHYIQRKSGPQGAELHMAADPVRDQSYFLFSTTAEQLDYLRFPLGHLPTKAETRALALKHGLSVADKPDSQDICFVPDGDYAAVIRKLRPNAADPGEIVDMDGNVVGQHAGVIHYTIGQRRGLGIGGHADPLYVVRLDPDARRVIVGPRTALATRTVPLREINWLGDAALNSQAEWHVSVKLRSTRPPRPAILRPLGDGEAEVTLLSPEEGISPGQACVFYDPEGTRIFGGGWIWKGR, from the coding sequence ATGGGCGCACAGGCAGACGCCCCGGCGCTGAACTCGCTTGGCTTTGCCAAAGCGCCTGCCGATACGCGGGTGGTCGTGGCCATGTCGGGCGGCGTCGACAGCTCGGTCGTGGCGGCGGAACTGGCCGCCGAAGGGTATGACGTGGTCGGCGTGACCTTGCAGCTTTACGACCATGGCGCAGCACTGGCAAAAAAGGGCGCGTGCTGCGCGGGCCGCGATATTCATGACGCCCGCCGCGTGGCCGAGGCGATGGGCTTCCCGCATTATGTCCTTGATTACGAAAACACTTTTCGTGAAGCCGTGATTGACGAATTCGCCGACAGCTACCTGGCAGGCGCGACCCCGGTCCCCTGTATCCGCTGCAACGAACGGGTGAAGTTCAAGGACCTTTTGCAGACCGCGCGCGATCTGGATGCCGATTGCATGGCGACCGGCCATTATATCCAGCGCAAGTCAGGCCCGCAGGGCGCTGAGTTACACATGGCCGCCGACCCGGTGCGCGACCAGTCGTATTTCCTGTTTTCCACCACCGCCGAACAGCTGGATTATCTGCGTTTCCCACTGGGCCATCTGCCCACGAAGGCGGAGACCCGCGCGTTGGCGCTGAAACACGGGCTGAGCGTGGCGGACAAGCCCGACAGCCAGGACATCTGTTTCGTGCCCGACGGCGATTACGCTGCGGTGATCCGCAAACTGCGACCGAATGCCGCAGACCCGGGCGAGATCGTGGATATGGACGGCAATGTTGTCGGCCAGCACGCGGGGGTGATTCACTACACCATCGGGCAGCGCCGGGGCCTTGGGATCGGCGGGCATGCTGACCCGCTCTATGTCGTGCGGCTGGACCCCGATGCGCGCCGCGTGATCGTGGGGCCGCGCACCGCGCTTGCCACCCGTACCGTGCCGCTGCGCGAGATCAACTGGTTGGGCGACGCGGCCCTGAACAGCCAGGCGGAATGGCATGTATCCGTCAAGCTGCGCTCAACCCGCCCGCCCCGCCCTGCGATCTTGCGCCCCTTGGGCGATGGCGAAGCCGAGGTCACGCTCTTGTCGCCTGAGGAAGGCATCAGCCCCGGGCAAGCCTGCGTATTCTATGACCCCGAGGGCACGCGGATCTTTGGCGGCGGATGGATCTGGAAGGGCCGCTGA
- the recG gene encoding ATP-dependent DNA helicase RecG: protein MAGRPEALFPLFAGLETLGGIGPKTAQNFASLSVERPRDLLFTLPHAGVDRARRASLRDVVPPDVATVEVSVGRHFPPASRGRPYRVMVHDDAVEFILLFFRAHGEHLQKLLPTGQRRIVSGKVELFDGVLQMVHPDHILAPDEAADLPMFEPVYPLAAGLTQKLMAKSVASALRLLPELPEWIDPGQKAQAGWPDWADALRAVHAPAGPDDLTPTSAARVRLAYDELMAHQLTLALARDGLRRAPGMETRGNGGLQARALAALPYAPTGAQTRAIAEITADMAAPRRMNRLLQGDVGAGKTLVALMALLTAVEGGGQGVLMAPTEILARQHLEGLQPLAEAAGVVLELLTGRDKGAERTAKLAALAAGDIQILVGTHAVFQKGVEFADLRLAVIDEQHRFGVAQRMALGAKGARADVLVMTATPIPRSLALSQYGDMDVSVLDEKPPGRKPVTTALVSTARIAEVVEKLRAAVADGRQAYWVCPLVEESEAVTLTAAQVRFERLRAALGEGVVGLVHGQLPPAEKDAAMARFVAGQTGVLVATTVIEVGVNVPNASIMVIERAESFGLAQLHQLRGRVGRGDAASTCLLMYEPPLGETAARRLKLLRDTEDGFRIAEEDLAIRGAGDLIGTAQSGLPRFRIADLERQTALMAVAQSDARALLAQDPKLHSPRGQAARVLLYLMEQDKAIKLLSVG, encoded by the coding sequence ATGGCGGGTCGCCCCGAGGCGCTGTTTCCGCTGTTCGCCGGGCTGGAAACGCTGGGTGGCATTGGGCCCAAGACCGCGCAGAATTTCGCGTCGTTGTCGGTGGAACGCCCGCGCGACCTGCTGTTTACCCTGCCGCATGCCGGGGTGGACCGCGCGCGCCGCGCCAGTCTGCGCGACGTGGTGCCGCCTGATGTGGCAACGGTGGAGGTCAGCGTCGGGCGGCATTTCCCGCCCGCCAGCCGTGGCCGTCCCTACCGGGTGATGGTGCACGATGACGCGGTAGAGTTCATCTTGCTGTTCTTTCGCGCGCATGGTGAGCATCTGCAAAAGCTGCTGCCCACGGGGCAGCGCCGCATCGTCTCGGGCAAGGTAGAGCTTTTTGACGGCGTGCTGCAAATGGTCCACCCCGATCACATCCTCGCCCCCGACGAAGCCGCGGATTTACCGATGTTCGAGCCGGTCTATCCCCTGGCGGCAGGCCTGACTCAGAAGCTGATGGCGAAAAGTGTCGCCTCTGCGCTGCGCCTGCTGCCCGAACTGCCCGAATGGATCGACCCGGGTCAGAAGGCGCAGGCCGGGTGGCCTGACTGGGCAGATGCGTTGCGCGCGGTGCATGCGCCCGCAGGCCCCGACGATCTGACGCCGACCAGCGCGGCCCGGGTGCGGCTGGCCTATGATGAGTTGATGGCACATCAACTGACACTGGCGCTGGCGCGCGACGGGTTGCGGCGCGCGCCAGGGATGGAGACGCGGGGGAACGGGGGGCTGCAGGCCCGCGCGCTGGCGGCGTTGCCCTATGCGCCGACAGGTGCGCAGACCCGCGCGATTGCCGAGATCACCGCCGACATGGCCGCGCCGCGCCGGATGAACCGGCTGTTGCAAGGCGATGTGGGCGCGGGCAAGACGCTGGTGGCGCTGATGGCGCTGTTGACGGCGGTCGAAGGGGGCGGGCAGGGCGTGCTGATGGCCCCGACCGAGATTCTGGCGCGCCAGCATCTGGAAGGTTTGCAACCCTTGGCCGAGGCGGCGGGCGTGGTGCTGGAATTGCTGACCGGGCGTGACAAAGGCGCGGAACGTACCGCGAAACTTGCCGCGCTGGCGGCGGGGGACATCCAGATCCTGGTAGGCACCCATGCGGTGTTCCAGAAGGGGGTGGAATTTGCTGATCTGCGCCTTGCGGTGATTGACGAGCAGCATCGCTTCGGCGTGGCGCAGCGCATGGCGCTGGGGGCCAAGGGGGCGCGGGCCGATGTGCTGGTGATGACCGCGACGCCGATCCCGCGCAGTCTGGCGCTGTCGCAATATGGCGATATGGATGTGTCGGTGCTGGATGAAAAACCGCCGGGCCGCAAGCCCGTGACCACGGCGTTGGTTTCGACCGCGCGCATTGCCGAGGTGGTGGAAAAGCTGCGCGCCGCCGTGGCAGACGGCCGACAGGCCTATTGGGTCTGCCCGCTGGTCGAGGAATCCGAGGCCGTAACCCTGACTGCCGCGCAGGTGCGGTTTGAACGCCTGCGCGCCGCGCTTGGCGAGGGGGTGGTGGGGCTGGTGCACGGGCAGTTGCCTCCGGCCGAGAAGGACGCGGCCATGGCACGGTTCGTCGCCGGGCAAACCGGCGTGCTGGTCGCCACGACGGTGATCGAGGTGGGGGTGAACGTCCCCAATGCCTCAATCATGGTGATCGAGCGCGCCGAAAGTTTTGGCCTGGCGCAGTTGCACCAATTGCGGGGCAGGGTGGGGCGCGGTGATGCGGCGTCCACATGTTTGCTGATGTACGAGCCGCCACTGGGCGAGACAGCGGCGCGGCGGCTGAAGCTGCTGCGCGACACCGAGGACGGGTTTCGCATCGCCGAAGAGGATCTGGCCATCCGGGGCGCGGGCGATCTGATCGGCACCGCGCAATCCGGCCTGCCACGGTTTCGCATCGCCGATCTGGAACGACAGACCGCGCTGATGGCGGTGGCACAATCGGATGCGCGCGCGTTGCTGGCGCAAGATCCAAAACTGCATAGCCCGCGCGGGCAGGCGGCGCGGGTGCTGCTGTACCTGATGGAACAGGATAAGGCGATAAAGCTGCTGTCGGTGGGGTAA